CTTCGGGGGCGGGGTCTCGACGGTACCGGCTACGCTGCCTCGTCGTCCGAACCACGGCGCCGCCAGCGTAGCGGCGGCCAGAACAGCCAGCATGGGTATCGCCGGAAGGCGATAGCGCACACTCCCCACAAAGAGAGAGTGTAGCGCGCTGAGGTACAGCGCCGGCAACAAAAGAAAAAAAACCTCGCGGAATTCAATGCCCCCCCTTATTTTCGGCAGAATGAAGATTCCCGCAACAGCGAGCGCGTAGAAGGGGACCATCCACGCCGCCGAGACCAGGCGAATCAAGGGCGACTGATAACTTCCCACATTCGGGAAGGGATTCCACATTCGCTCCATCTTCTGTGCCGCCAGGTCGAGGATGCGCTCCGGATTGTCACGGATGGCCTTGAAGGAGGCGTTGAGAAAGTACTCATTCCAGGCCACCTCATCGAGGTGAGCGACTTCCGGCGCCTGCTGGACGTCCGCCAGGTTGCTGCTCCCGTCCGCCCCCGGGCGAACGCCGTCATAGAGCGATATCCCGCCGCGCGTCGTCAGTACGACCCAATGTCCCGTGACCAGTCGGTTACGAATGGCCCAGGGAGCCAGGGCGAGCGCCACGATCAGAAGCGAACCGACTGCTCGCAGGATGTCGCCACGGCGGTTCCGCCGCGACCAGATCATCCAGGCGGTCAGCAGTATGATCAGACCCAGGCTGGATTCGCGAAGATAGACCGAAATGGCCATGAGGATTCCGATGCCCAGCGCCCGGCGATTGCTGAATCTAGCATCGGGATTGCCCACCGCGGGCCAAGCCGCCCACCACAGGCCGATCAGGGCGGTCGTCGCCGCCGTTTCTGTGAGCAGCAGCGACGAGAAAAAAACGAGAAAGGGATCGAAGGCCACGATTAGCCCTGCGATCAACCCCGCGCGCGCGGAGATCATCGAACATGCCAGTCCCGCCGCCAGCGCTGCGGCCGCACCGCCAATCAACCACTGCCTGAAGATTGCCCTCAACACTCCGGTGGGCTCGCTTCCGGCGAGAGCCAGGAAAGCGGGGTAAAGCGGCATACGCGAGGCCCGGAAGCCGAATTCGTCGCGAAGCCCGTCGCCCTCGCGCAGGGAGGAGGCCATGTGCCAGTATTGCCGCTCGTCGGGGAACTCCAGCGCTGAGACGTGCTCACTCGTATTAAATCGATACGCGCCCCATCCGAAACGCACGAGGAACGCGATCAGAAAGATCGCGGCCAGCATTCTTATCGGAACTTGTCTTGATTTCGTGCTCGCGAGGCCGGGACGGGCGGGTGGCTGCGGCGAGATTCGAGCGGAGTCGTAGTTCACGTTTCGAGCGATCGGGCCTGAACGTGCAGCACATCCCGGGTCAGTTCAGTGAGCTTCACGCGGTCATCGATCCGGAAGCCGATCACCCAGATCGGTCCGAGCTGGTCGCAAAGCAGGGCGATGTTACGCCGGTCGTCCGTGTCCACTTTGATGTCGCTGAGAAAATCCGAGAGCTTTTTCGAACCAGGGGCACCCAGCGGACAGAAGCGGTCTCCGGCCCGCCGCGTACGGATCACCAGCGGCAGGTGCACCGAAGAAAGATCGAGGAATTCCTGCTGTCCGCCGCCGGCGCGGCGAAGGGCGTGAATATCCTCGGCCGCGGCATGGCGAATCACACATTCAATCTCCAGCCGCCTGCGAGGCAGCACGGTCGTGCCGGGTACATGAACCGCGACTTCCTCGGCAATATCTTCGCGCGGCTCATCGCGCGGCAGGGAGAAATGTAACTGGTGATAGCGGCGCTCAACCGTTACCCCTCCGGGGAACTGGACCTGCTTTCCCGCACCGCCTTCCCCAAGAAGCTCGAACGCCGACATGATGTGCCCGAACGTCAGATCCTGCTCCCCCAGGCCGAAGGACCGATAAGCCAGGCGTACCAGTTCCGTCTGCACAATGCGGCTCTTGCGAGCCATGACCTCCGCGTTCAATACGAGCGACTGGTCCGTGTGGGCCACGATCAGCGTCTCGAAGGTTCGCTGCACGGTCTCCCGGAGAAAGCTCTCCATCCACTGGGCCTGCTCGCCGAGCCGGTTGAGCGCCTCGCGGACCTGCGGATTGATCTCCCGCTCGAGCAGGGGCATGACTTCGTTACGGATGCGGTTGCGCATCGGTTCGCGGAGGGCGTTGGTATGGTCCTCGCGGTAGGCGATCCCCGAATCTGACAGGTACGCCAGCAGTTGCTGCCGTGTGAGTCGCAGAAGCGGCCGGACAACCGTGATATTGCTTTCCGTCGTTAGGGGTCTGCGGCGGGGGATTCCCGAAAGCCCGCGGATCCCCGTCCCGCGAAGCACCCGATGGAGGACGGTTTCGGCGTTGTCGTCGGCCTGGTGGCCCACGGCCACGAGTCTCGCCCCCACTTGCAGGCAGACGCGCTCGAAGAAGTCATATCGCTCGCGCCTTCCAGTTTCCTCGACGCTCTCCCGCCGCTCCTGGGCGATGCGAGCCACGTCGCGCCGGTCCACCGAAAGGGGCAGCCCCAGGCTGTCGGCCGCCGCCTGTACGAACGCTGCGTCCATCTCTCCCTCCTCAGGGCGGAGTTGATGATCCAGATGGGCCAGGTGGAGGCGCAGCGACCACTTTGCGATGCGGTTCAAGTCTTGCAGGATGTGCAGCAAGGCCATGGAATCCGGCCCGCCGGAGACGCCCACCACGAGGAAATCATCCGGCCGGATGACCTCCTCCATCAACAGTTCCTGCGCGAGTGTCCGGATCATGTTGCGGGTTCTCGATCTGTCCGTGAAGCCGCCGGGAACGGTTTCGAAGGCTAACCATGCAGCATGTTGGCAGCTTCCATGATCGTCTCCGAGAGAGTCGGATGGGGATGGATCGACGCGGCCACGTCGTGGGCGACCGCGCCCATCTCCAGAGCGACCACGCCTTCGGCGATCATCTCTCCGACGTGAACGCCGGCCATGCCGATGCCCAGCAGGCGGTTCGTCCCCTTGTCGAAAATGAGCTTGGTGACACCGTCGGTGCGACCCAGGGCCACGGCTCGACCCGACGCGGACCAGGGCAGCTTCTTGATGACGATGTCCCGTTTGTCGGCTTTGGCTTCTTCCTCGGTGAGCCCCGCCCAGGCGATTTCCGGGTCGGTGAACACCACGGCCGGAATCGCACGAGGATCGAACGCCGCCTTTTTACCCGCGAGCCGGTCGGCCAGGACCATCCCCTCGTGGGCTGCCTTGTGCGCGAGCATGGGATTGCCAATGACATCGCCGATGGCGTAGACGCGCTGGGCCGTCGTTTTGAACTGGTCATCGACCTTGATGAATCCGCGGGAATCGACTTCGACGCCCGCCTTGTCGAGTTTCAGCCCTTCGGAATTTGGACGCCGCCCGACGGAAACGAGCACTTTTTCGAACTTTTTCGACTTGGGGACGTTCTTGCCTTCGAATTCGAGCTCGATGCCGTCCTTGACCTCCTTCATGGCCGTTACCTTGGTTTCCAGGCAGATCTGTTCGAACTGCTCGTCCAGGCGTTTGGCCAGCGGTCGCACGAGGTCGCGGTCCGCTCCGGGGAGAATGCCGTCGAGCATTTCCACCACCGTGACCTTGGAACCGAGACCGGCGTAGACCTGTCCGAGTTCCAGCCCGATGTATCCGCCGCCGATGACCAGCAGCGTCTTGGGGATGTCGGCCACATCGAGCGCCGTCCGCGAGGTGAGCACGCGCGGGGAGTCGATCTGCACGCCCTTGAGGTGGATCGATTTCGACCCCGTGGCGACGATGGCCCGCTTGAAGCGGACGTGCAGCATCTCTTTGCCCTCAACAACGATCTGCTTGCCGTCCTCGAACCGGGCGGTGCCCGTGAGCCGCTCCACGCCGTATTTCTTGGCCTGCTGATCCAGCCCGCCGGAGAGTTTGCCGACCACCTGCTCTTTCCAGCCGCGGACGCCGTCGAGGTCGATCTTGGGCTTGTTGAACTGGATGCCCCGTTCCTTGTAAAGGGCGGCGGTGTGAATGGTCTCGACCATCGACAGATAGGTCTTCGAGGGAATGCATCCTTCGTGCAGGCAGATACCGCCGAGGGCGGGCATGGACTCGACGATGGTTGTCTGGATGCCGTTCTCCGCGGCGCGAAAAGCGGCGTGGTAGCCGCCCGGACCGCCGCCGATGACCAGAAGGTCCGTCTCCTGCGTGAATTCGCCGACTACCATGCGATGGGTTTCCTTCCGTCTCTTTGCGATTCCAACTGCGGATGGGCGGATTCGCTCCGGTCCCCGTGCTGCCTGAATGCTCAATCCAGCAGGAACCTCCAGGGCATTGTCAGGTAACTGATGATATCCCCCGCGAAGCGGGCGGCATTGGCTCCGTCGGTGGCGCGATGGTCAAAGGAGAGATTGATCGGCAGCATCAGTGCCTCGGCCACTTGACCGTCGCGGAAGACCGGCATTTTCCGCGAACGTCCCAGGCCCAGAATTGCCACCTCGGGATAATTGATGATGGGTGTGCTGACCGTTCCGCCCAGCGCGCCGACGTTGGTGATCGTAAATGTTCCCCCGCGAAGCTCGTCAACGGTGAACTGGTTGGTTCGGACCTTCTCGGCCAGTTGACGAAGCGCCTGGGCGATCCCGCGCATGCTCAACTGATCCGCGTCGCGCACGACCGGAACAACCAGCCCCCGCTCCGTATCCACTGCAATGCCGAGATTGACGTAGTCCTTGTATATGATGTCGCCGTTTTCCTCGTCGAAACTGGCGTTGAAGATGGGGTGTTTCCGCAGCGCCAGACAAACCGCACGAATCACGAAGGCCATGATCGTCAGCTTCGGATCGTCTCCCGTGGCCTCGTTCAGTTCCCGCCGGGCGCGATCCAGCTCGGTGATGTCCACGTCATCGCTGTGCGTGACGTGCACGGCCGTAAACGCCGAACGCTTCATTTGAATGGCGATCGTCTTTCGGATCTGGTTGATCGGCGCTTTGCGAATGGTTCCCCACTTGTCCTGGCTGACTTCGCCGGGCGGCGGACCTGCGGGGCGTGGGGTCGGGCGACCTTTGGCCGGGGCGGGCATGCCCGCGCCTCGATCCTGGTCGCCTCGGCCGGCGGGTCGACCATTGCCTTCGGCGTATTGCTCCACGTCTTCCTTGAGCACGCGACCGCCAGGGCCCGATCCCGAAACGTCATCGATATTCACACCCAGTTCGCGGGCCAGTTTGCGGACGACCGGGGCGGCCGGGGCCGTCGTGCGCCGCGCCCCGCCGGATTCGGGGGCTTCCGGTGCTTCGCGTTCGACGGGCGCTCGGGTCTGGGCCGTCTCCTGCTTTTGCTCCGCCTTCGGCTTGG
The genomic region above belongs to Phycisphaerae bacterium and contains:
- the tilS gene encoding tRNA lysidine(34) synthetase TilS, translated to MIRTLAQELLMEEVIRPDDFLVVGVSGGPDSMALLHILQDLNRIAKWSLRLHLAHLDHQLRPEEGEMDAAFVQAAADSLGLPLSVDRRDVARIAQERRESVEETGRRERYDFFERVCLQVGARLVAVGHQADDNAETVLHRVLRGTGIRGLSGIPRRRPLTTESNITVVRPLLRLTRQQLLAYLSDSGIAYREDHTNALREPMRNRIRNEVMPLLEREINPQVREALNRLGEQAQWMESFLRETVQRTFETLIVAHTDQSLVLNAEVMARKSRIVQTELVRLAYRSFGLGEQDLTFGHIMSAFELLGEGGAGKQVQFPGGVTVERRYHQLHFSLPRDEPREDIAEEVAVHVPGTTVLPRRRLEIECVIRHAAAEDIHALRRAGGGQQEFLDLSSVHLPLVIRTRRAGDRFCPLGAPGSKKLSDFLSDIKVDTDDRRNIALLCDQLGPIWVIGFRIDDRVKLTELTRDVLHVQARSLET
- the lpdA gene encoding dihydrolipoyl dehydrogenase; translation: MVVGEFTQETDLLVIGGGPGGYHAAFRAAENGIQTTIVESMPALGGICLHEGCIPSKTYLSMVETIHTAALYKERGIQFNKPKIDLDGVRGWKEQVVGKLSGGLDQQAKKYGVERLTGTARFEDGKQIVVEGKEMLHVRFKRAIVATGSKSIHLKGVQIDSPRVLTSRTALDVADIPKTLLVIGGGYIGLELGQVYAGLGSKVTVVEMLDGILPGADRDLVRPLAKRLDEQFEQICLETKVTAMKEVKDGIELEFEGKNVPKSKKFEKVLVSVGRRPNSEGLKLDKAGVEVDSRGFIKVDDQFKTTAQRVYAIGDVIGNPMLAHKAAHEGMVLADRLAGKKAAFDPRAIPAVVFTDPEIAWAGLTEEEAKADKRDIVIKKLPWSASGRAVALGRTDGVTKLIFDKGTNRLLGIGMAGVHVGEMIAEGVVALEMGAVAHDVAASIHPHPTLSETIMEAANMLHG
- a CDS encoding 2-oxo acid dehydrogenase subunit E2, producing the protein MPKEFRLPDLGEGIAEAQVVRLLVKPGEQVKEDQYLMEVETDKAAVEIPSPYAGVAEKIHVQEGQTVNVGDVIVSFGEVGAKTDSGKSEKKEKEAESKPKAEQKQETAQTRAPVEREAPEAPESGGARRTTAPAAPVVRKLARELGVNIDDVSGSGPGGRVLKEDVEQYAEGNGRPAGRGDQDRGAGMPAPAKGRPTPRPAGPPPGEVSQDKWGTIRKAPINQIRKTIAIQMKRSAFTAVHVTHSDDVDITELDRARRELNEATGDDPKLTIMAFVIRAVCLALRKHPIFNASFDEENGDIIYKDYVNLGIAVDTERGLVVPVVRDADQLSMRGIAQALRQLAEKVRTNQFTVDELRGGTFTITNVGALGGTVSTPIINYPEVAILGLGRSRKMPVFRDGQVAEALMLPINLSFDHRATDGANAARFAGDIISYLTMPWRFLLD